One Natrinema salaciae genomic region harbors:
- the larB gene encoding nickel pincer cofactor biosynthesis protein LarB, translating to MRELLEAVADGSLSPAQAEAELNGYVTGEAGRFDAARDQRRGIPEAILAEGKSAEQVIALAEAALETTDRALLTRVSTSQFEALERHLTEAYPDATIDRRSTTIHVRTDDHEPPSLDATVGIATGGTVDGPIADEAAAVCLDAGATVDRVDDVGVAALSRTLDQLERFREADVLIVAAGREGALPTVVAGLVDTPVIGVPVSSGYGYGGDGEAALAGLLQSCTVLSVVNIDAGFVAGAQAVLIARAIDDARD from the coding sequence ATGCGCGAACTCCTCGAGGCCGTTGCCGACGGCTCGCTGTCGCCGGCACAGGCCGAAGCCGAACTCAACGGGTACGTGACAGGTGAGGCGGGCCGGTTCGACGCGGCTCGCGACCAGCGACGGGGCATTCCGGAGGCGATCCTCGCCGAGGGGAAGTCGGCCGAACAGGTCATCGCGCTCGCCGAGGCTGCCCTCGAGACGACGGATCGGGCGTTACTCACTCGCGTGTCGACGTCGCAGTTCGAGGCGCTCGAGCGCCACCTGACGGAGGCGTATCCCGACGCGACGATCGATCGTCGGAGCACGACGATCCACGTGCGGACGGACGATCACGAGCCGCCGTCGCTCGATGCGACGGTGGGAATCGCCACCGGGGGAACGGTCGACGGACCGATCGCCGACGAGGCGGCGGCCGTCTGTCTGGATGCGGGTGCGACGGTCGATCGCGTCGACGACGTCGGCGTCGCGGCGCTGTCCCGGACGCTCGACCAGCTCGAGCGATTCCGCGAGGCGGACGTGTTGATCGTCGCCGCCGGCCGAGAGGGTGCCCTGCCGACCGTCGTCGCCGGACTCGTCGACACACCGGTCATCGGCGTCCCGGTTTCCAGCGGCTACGGCTACGGCGGCGACGGCGAGGCGGCACTCGCCGGGCTGCTTCAGTCCTGTACCGTCCTCTCGGTCGTCAACATCGATGCAGGGTTCGTCGCCGGCGCACAGGCAGTGCTGATCGCTCGAGCGATCGACGACGCGCGCGACTGA
- a CDS encoding ABC transporter ATP-binding protein, whose protein sequence is MTTIDLSGVTKRYGTERALDGLDLTVEPGEIYGFLGPNGAGKSTTINLVLDFIRPTDGEVRVFDLDAQTNTIEIRDRTGILPEGVSLYDRLTGRQHVEFAIESKDADDDPDALLERVGIADAAEKKAGGYSKGMAQRLMLATALVGEPDLLILDEPSTGLDPNGAREMREIIREENARGATVFFSSHVLGQVEAVCDRVGILRDGDLIAEDTVDGLRDSMPNQTRLRVTLDRIPDDSSAALAGIESIAGVSSVTPEGRTLVVACEDHAKTTVLRTIEEYDVSIEDFETDESSLEDLFVAYTSDTGGSAGVVR, encoded by the coding sequence GTGACTACCATCGATCTCTCCGGCGTGACCAAACGCTACGGCACCGAACGGGCGCTCGACGGGCTGGATCTCACCGTCGAACCGGGCGAGATATACGGCTTTCTCGGGCCCAACGGTGCCGGGAAGTCGACGACGATCAACCTCGTCCTCGATTTCATCCGCCCGACCGACGGCGAGGTGCGCGTCTTCGATCTGGACGCCCAGACCAACACGATCGAGATCCGCGACCGGACCGGGATCCTCCCGGAAGGAGTCAGCCTGTACGACCGGCTGACCGGCCGCCAGCACGTCGAGTTCGCCATCGAATCGAAGGACGCCGACGACGACCCCGACGCCCTCCTCGAGCGCGTCGGTATCGCCGACGCGGCCGAGAAGAAAGCCGGCGGCTACTCGAAGGGGATGGCTCAGCGGCTCATGCTCGCGACGGCGCTGGTCGGCGAACCGGATCTGCTGATCCTCGACGAACCCTCGACGGGGCTCGATCCGAACGGCGCCCGCGAGATGCGCGAGATCATCCGCGAGGAGAACGCCCGCGGCGCGACCGTCTTCTTCTCCTCGCACGTGCTCGGCCAGGTCGAGGCCGTCTGCGACCGCGTCGGCATCCTCCGGGACGGCGACCTGATCGCCGAGGATACCGTCGACGGGCTACGCGACTCGATGCCGAACCAGACGCGACTCCGCGTGACGCTCGATCGGATCCCCGACGACTCGTCGGCCGCGCTCGCGGGAATCGAATCGATCGCGGGCGTCTCGTCGGTGACGCCCGAGGGACGGACCCTCGTCGTCGCCTGCGAGGACCACGCCAAAACGACGGTGTTGCGGACGATCGAGGAGTACGACGTGTCCATCGAGGACTTCGAGACCGACGAGTCCTCGCTCGAGGACCTGTTCGTGGCGTACACCTCCGATACCGGCGGTAGCGCGGGGGTAGTACGATGA
- a CDS encoding DUF1931 family protein, protein MADLIVKAAVKEALDDKNVASDFYDALDDEVDELLEDAARRAEANDRKTVQPRDL, encoded by the coding sequence ATGGCAGATCTTATCGTCAAAGCCGCCGTAAAGGAAGCGCTCGATGACAAAAACGTCGCCTCGGACTTCTACGACGCGCTCGACGACGAAGTCGACGAGCTGCTCGAGGACGCTGCCCGACGCGCAGAGGCTAACGACCGGAAGACGGTCCAGCCCCGCGACCTGTAA
- a CDS encoding DUF7563 family protein, with amino-acid sequence MPKCDHCGAHVSERFARVFADEHGEIHACVSCSANAGIAEAAKERARGT; translated from the coding sequence ATGCCCAAGTGTGATCACTGCGGCGCGCACGTCTCCGAACGGTTCGCACGCGTCTTCGCCGACGAACACGGTGAGATTCACGCGTGTGTCAGTTGCTCGGCAAACGCTGGCATCGCGGAAGCCGCAAAAGAGCGCGCTCGCGGTACCTGA
- the rpiA gene encoding ribose-5-phosphate isomerase RpiA — protein sequence MKTAGGSDEAKRRAGERAAAAVEDGFVVGLGTGSTTAHAIRAIGRAVDDGLEIRGIPTSFQSRQLALEVGVPLTDLDAVDGVDLAIDGADQVVDDRDAAAFGALIKGGGAAHAREKLVDTAADRFVVVADPSKLTDRLERSVPVAVLPDAHSVVADRIRALDGEPTLRDAERKDGPVVTDNGNLVLDCAFGRIDDPDELATRLSGIPGVVEHGLFVGVADATYIGTDDGVEVRRY from the coding sequence ATGAAGACGGCAGGCGGCTCCGACGAAGCGAAACGCCGCGCCGGCGAGCGGGCGGCCGCGGCGGTCGAGGACGGATTCGTCGTCGGGCTCGGAACCGGCTCGACGACCGCCCACGCGATCCGGGCGATCGGTCGGGCAGTCGACGACGGCCTCGAGATCCGCGGGATTCCGACCTCCTTCCAGTCCCGCCAGCTCGCGCTCGAGGTCGGCGTTCCCCTGACCGACCTCGACGCGGTCGACGGCGTCGACCTCGCGATCGACGGGGCCGATCAGGTGGTCGACGACCGCGACGCGGCCGCGTTCGGCGCGCTCATCAAGGGCGGCGGGGCGGCCCACGCGCGCGAAAAACTCGTCGACACGGCTGCGGACCGGTTCGTCGTCGTCGCCGATCCCTCGAAGCTGACCGACCGCCTCGAGCGCTCGGTGCCGGTGGCGGTGTTGCCCGACGCGCACTCCGTCGTGGCGGATCGGATTCGCGCTCTCGACGGGGAGCCGACGCTCCGGGACGCCGAGCGCAAGGACGGCCCGGTCGTGACCGACAACGGGAACCTGGTGCTCGACTGCGCGTTCGGTCGGATCGACGACCCCGACGAGCTGGCGACGCGGCTCTCGGGTATCCCTGGCGTCGTGGAACACGGCCTGTTCGTGGGGGTCGCCGACGCGACCTATATCGGCACCGACGACGGTGTCGAGGTCCGCCGCTACTGA
- a CDS encoding ABC transporter permease, translating into MNPLESLRLAWRSIRGHKLRSALTTLGIVIGIAAVIAFVTLGASLQAGIIGDISPDDQRNVYGWAAEPDTEGGPLAGAQPVFTQDDLEAVEDLEDVEAAYGYATIQTQAISNGEEQVAQGNGLIASGPSYIREDRLAEGRQFEMGEREAVLNPAAANQFEENVSVGDELTVTILGGQRTTLEVVGITDTSEGQSPFEGFESSPRVYVPTDPYYTEQASGLGIGGGDDGAGSNESGGNGSGDSDARFLAIVVEAESADQSDIDAARESATEYLESDASDASELLGDDLAVTFRTSTELLQQLQDVLDLLRNFIVGIAAISLLVGSIGIANIMLVSVTERTREIGIMKAVGAQNRDVLGLFLTEAVILGVVGAILGTGLGLVAGYVGAEYIDLPLVYPLEYVALAIAVGMLVGILAGLYPAWRAARTDPIDALRYE; encoded by the coding sequence ATGAACCCGCTCGAGAGCCTGCGGCTCGCGTGGCGATCGATTCGCGGTCACAAGCTCCGCTCGGCCCTGACGACGCTGGGGATCGTCATCGGCATCGCGGCGGTGATCGCGTTCGTCACGCTGGGAGCCAGCCTGCAGGCGGGGATCATCGGTGACATCAGCCCCGACGACCAGCGCAACGTCTACGGCTGGGCCGCCGAGCCGGACACCGAGGGCGGTCCGCTGGCAGGTGCCCAGCCCGTCTTCACGCAGGACGACCTCGAAGCGGTCGAGGATCTCGAGGACGTCGAAGCGGCCTACGGGTACGCGACGATCCAGACGCAGGCGATCTCGAACGGCGAGGAGCAGGTAGCACAGGGGAACGGGTTGATCGCATCGGGGCCGTCGTACATCCGCGAGGACCGGCTGGCCGAGGGACGGCAGTTCGAGATGGGTGAACGGGAGGCGGTGCTCAACCCCGCGGCGGCGAACCAGTTCGAGGAGAACGTCTCCGTCGGCGACGAGCTCACGGTGACCATCCTCGGCGGCCAGCGCACGACGCTCGAGGTGGTCGGCATCACCGACACGAGCGAGGGACAGAGCCCGTTCGAGGGGTTCGAGTCCTCGCCGCGGGTCTACGTGCCGACGGACCCCTACTACACGGAGCAAGCCTCCGGGCTGGGAATCGGCGGGGGCGACGACGGTGCGGGGAGCAACGAGAGCGGTGGCAACGGGAGCGGAGACAGTGACGCTCGCTTCCTCGCGATCGTCGTCGAGGCCGAGTCGGCCGACCAGTCCGACATCGACGCCGCTCGCGAGAGCGCGACCGAGTACCTCGAGAGCGACGCGTCCGACGCGAGCGAGCTGCTGGGCGACGATCTCGCGGTAACCTTCCGGACGAGTACGGAGCTGCTCCAGCAGCTCCAGGACGTCCTGGATCTCCTGCGAAACTTCATCGTCGGCATCGCGGCCATCTCCCTGCTGGTCGGATCGATCGGGATCGCGAACATCATGCTCGTCAGCGTCACCGAGCGAACCCGCGAGATCGGGATCATGAAAGCCGTCGGCGCGCAGAACCGGGACGTCCTCGGGCTGTTTCTGACCGAGGCGGTGATCCTCGGCGTCGTCGGTGCGATCCTCGGGACCGGCCTCGGGCTGGTCGCCGGCTACGTCGGCGCGGAGTACATCGATCTCCCCCTGGTCTATCCCCTCGAGTACGTCGCGCTCGCGATCGCCGTCGGGATGCTCGTCGGGATTCTCGCCGGGCTGTATCCGGCCTGGCGGGCGGCGCGGACGGACCCGATCGACGCGCTCAGATACGAGTAG
- a CDS encoding ABC transporter ATP-binding protein, with protein MARETAVSLSNVRKTYRIGEPVHALDGVSLEVPRGSYTAIMGPSGSGKSTLMNLVGCLDTPTAGEVVVGGRAIGDLGDRERTRLRGTEVGFVFQTFNLMPRLNALENVALPQLFQNVGRAERRERARDLLERVGLADRADHLPNELSGGQRQRVALARALVNDPAIVLADEPSGNLDTDTEADVLDLFDEFHAAGTTMLVVTHERHVAERADRIVHLLDGRIERIEELDGAGSDGVTTPGRETETGDDPR; from the coding sequence ATGGCACGGGAGACGGCGGTGTCCCTCTCGAACGTCCGCAAGACATACCGTATCGGTGAGCCCGTCCACGCGCTCGACGGCGTCTCCCTCGAGGTACCCCGCGGCTCCTACACTGCGATCATGGGGCCGAGCGGCTCCGGGAAGTCGACGCTGATGAACCTCGTGGGCTGTCTGGATACGCCGACGGCGGGCGAGGTCGTCGTCGGCGGACGGGCTATCGGCGATCTCGGGGATCGCGAACGGACCCGGCTCCGGGGCACCGAGGTCGGCTTCGTCTTCCAGACGTTCAACCTCATGCCGCGGCTGAACGCCCTCGAGAACGTGGCGCTACCCCAGTTGTTCCAGAACGTCGGCCGTGCGGAGCGCCGGGAGCGGGCGCGTGACCTGCTCGAGCGGGTGGGTCTCGCCGACCGGGCGGACCACCTGCCGAACGAGCTGTCGGGCGGGCAGCGCCAGCGGGTCGCGCTCGCACGGGCGCTGGTCAACGACCCGGCGATCGTGCTGGCCGACGAGCCGTCGGGGAACCTCGATACCGACACCGAGGCCGACGTGCTGGATCTCTTCGACGAGTTTCACGCGGCCGGAACGACGATGCTCGTCGTCACGCACGAGCGCCACGTCGCGGAGCGGGCGGACCGGATCGTCCACCTGCTCGACGGACGGATCGAACGGATCGAGGAACTCGACGGAGCCGGCAGCGACGGCGTGACGACGCCGGGTCGGGAAACGGAAACGGGGGACGATCCCCGATGA
- the fni gene encoding type 2 isopentenyl-diphosphate Delta-isomerase produces the protein MPETSDRKDDHLRIIEEEDVETSGAGFSDIDLVHEALPEVHRDEIETTTDLFGRELAAPIVIESMTGGHPNTTKLNRRLAEAAERTNVAMGVGSQRAGLELDDEGVLESYTVVREAAPDAFLYGNVGAAQLLEYGVDDVEDAVAMIDADAMAIHLNFLQEAVQPEGDVDARGCLAAIERVADALSVPVIVKETGNGMSRDTASRLADAGVDAVDVAGQGGTTWSGIESHRAAAIDADRQEAVGRLFRAWGVPTAVSTLEAAEVHDCVIASGGVRSGLDIAKAIALGARAGGLAKPFLAPAGQSADAVVELIETLVLELRTAMFVTGSASLSELRETEHVVLGRTKAYIDQRRR, from the coding sequence ATGCCCGAGACATCCGATAGAAAAGACGATCACCTCCGTATTATCGAGGAGGAAGACGTAGAGACGAGCGGTGCCGGGTTCAGCGACATCGACCTCGTTCACGAGGCACTGCCGGAGGTTCACCGCGACGAGATCGAGACGACCACGGACCTGTTCGGACGCGAGCTCGCGGCCCCGATCGTCATCGAGAGTATGACCGGCGGTCACCCGAACACGACGAAACTCAACCGGCGGCTCGCCGAAGCCGCCGAACGAACGAACGTCGCCATGGGCGTCGGCAGCCAGCGTGCCGGCCTCGAGCTCGACGACGAGGGCGTCCTCGAGTCCTACACGGTCGTTCGGGAGGCCGCGCCGGACGCGTTCCTCTACGGGAACGTCGGCGCGGCCCAGCTGCTCGAGTACGGCGTGGACGACGTCGAGGACGCCGTGGCGATGATCGATGCCGACGCGATGGCGATCCACCTGAACTTTCTGCAGGAAGCGGTCCAGCCGGAGGGTGACGTCGACGCCCGCGGCTGTCTCGCGGCGATCGAGCGCGTCGCCGACGCGCTTTCGGTGCCGGTCATCGTCAAGGAGACGGGTAACGGGATGTCGCGGGACACGGCGAGTCGACTCGCCGATGCCGGCGTCGACGCCGTCGACGTCGCCGGGCAGGGCGGAACGACCTGGTCGGGGATCGAGTCTCACCGCGCGGCTGCGATCGACGCCGATCGACAGGAGGCCGTCGGTCGCCTGTTTCGCGCGTGGGGCGTCCCGACTGCGGTGAGCACGCTCGAGGCCGCCGAGGTCCACGACTGCGTGATCGCGAGCGGCGGCGTCCGCTCCGGGCTGGACATCGCCAAGGCGATTGCGCTCGGCGCTCGTGCCGGCGGGCTCGCGAAGCCGTTTCTCGCGCCGGCGGGGCAGAGCGCGGACGCGGTCGTCGAACTGATCGAGACGCTCGTTCTCGAACTGCGGACGGCGATGTTCGTCACCGGCTCGGCGTCGCTCTCGGAATTACGGGAAACCGAACACGTCGTGCTCGGCCGGACGAAGGCGTACATCGACCAGCGCCGCCGCTGA
- a CDS encoding ABC transporter permease, whose amino-acid sequence MSAIVVAKKDFRDAVRSRVLIGLTVLFSLFTVGGAFLASRLSELFEEGGASSTIDLILALQTPASFLVPVIALVVGYGAIAGERESGSLKFLLGLPHRRRDVVLGKVLGRTGVVAVSILVGFAVGLVGLFAFVGSVSIVDYVAFTLLTVLFGFVYVCIGVGLSSMTRSTTKAAIGAFGLIVVFWIGWGVVGQLLLFAIEGTLFVESFPDWYISYLSLPPDAAYGSAIGAVLGENQLSMAGIVENLPVVAQPWFGFVLLTIWALVPLGLGLWRFDRVDL is encoded by the coding sequence ATGAGCGCGATCGTCGTCGCGAAGAAGGACTTCCGGGACGCCGTCCGCTCGCGCGTACTGATCGGGCTGACGGTCCTGTTCAGCCTGTTCACCGTCGGCGGTGCGTTCCTCGCCTCCCGGCTCTCGGAGCTGTTCGAGGAGGGCGGTGCGTCGTCGACGATCGATCTGATCCTCGCGCTCCAGACGCCCGCGAGCTTCCTCGTGCCGGTCATCGCGCTGGTCGTCGGCTACGGCGCGATCGCCGGCGAGCGGGAGAGCGGGAGCCTGAAGTTCCTCCTCGGCCTCCCGCACCGCCGTCGGGACGTCGTCCTCGGGAAGGTCCTCGGCCGAACGGGCGTCGTGGCCGTCTCGATTCTGGTCGGCTTCGCCGTCGGGCTGGTCGGTCTCTTCGCGTTCGTCGGCTCGGTGTCGATCGTCGACTACGTCGCATTCACCCTCCTGACGGTCCTGTTCGGGTTCGTTTACGTCTGTATCGGCGTCGGCCTCTCCTCGATGACGCGATCGACGACCAAGGCGGCGATCGGCGCGTTCGGTCTGATCGTCGTTTTCTGGATCGGCTGGGGGGTCGTCGGGCAGCTCCTGCTGTTCGCGATCGAGGGGACACTGTTCGTCGAATCGTTCCCCGACTGGTACATCTCGTACCTCTCGCTGCCGCCGGACGCCGCCTACGGCTCCGCGATCGGGGCCGTCCTCGGCGAGAACCAGCTGTCGATGGCCGGTATCGTCGAGAACCTACCGGTCGTCGCCCAGCCGTGGTTCGGCTTCGTCCTCCTCACGATCTGGGCGCTCGTCCCGCTCGGACTCGGTCTCTGGCGGTTCGATCGCGTCGACCTCTGA